A section of the Neorhizobium galegae bv. orientalis str. HAMBI 540 genome encodes:
- the rplC gene encoding 50S ribosomal protein L3 produces MRSGVIAQKVGMTRVYNDAGEHVPVTVLRLENCQVVAQRTVDKNGYTAVQLGAGTAKVKNTTKALRGHFAVAEVEPKAKLVEFRVSEDNLIDVGTELTAGHFTAGQLVDVTGTSIGKGFAGAMKRHNFGGLRATHGVSVSHRSHGSTGNNQDPGKVWKGKRMAGHMGQTRITTQNLEVVSTDENRGLILVKGAVPGSKGAWIVVRDAVKSAAK; encoded by the coding sequence ATGCGTTCAGGTGTAATTGCACAGAAGGTGGGAATGACGCGCGTCTACAACGACGCAGGCGAGCATGTCCCTGTAACCGTATTGCGGTTGGAAAACTGCCAGGTCGTGGCTCAGCGCACCGTAGACAAGAATGGCTACACTGCCGTTCAGCTGGGTGCCGGCACTGCCAAGGTGAAGAACACGACCAAGGCGCTGCGCGGCCATTTCGCCGTTGCCGAAGTCGAACCAAAGGCGAAGCTCGTCGAGTTTCGCGTTTCCGAAGACAATCTGATCGACGTCGGCACCGAGCTGACGGCAGGTCACTTCACGGCGGGTCAGCTGGTGGACGTCACCGGTACCTCGATCGGTAAGGGTTTCGCCGGCGCCATGAAGCGCCATAACTTCGGTGGTCTCCGCGCCACGCACGGTGTGTCCGTTTCGCACCGTTCGCATGGTTCGACTGGTAACAACCAGGATCCAGGCAAGGTCTGGAAGGGCAAGCGCATGGCTGGTCACATGGGCCAGACGCGTATCACCACCCAGAACCTCGAAGTCGTTTCCACCGACGAGAACCGTGGCCTGATCCTCGTCAAGGGTGCCGTTCCTGGCTCCAAGGGCGCTTGGATCGTCGTTCGCGATGCCGTCAAGTCGGCCGCGAAGTAA
- the rplD gene encoding 50S ribosomal protein L4, producing MEFNVKTLEGKDAGKVALSDEIFGLDPREDILARMVRWQLAKKQQGTHKTKGRAEVSRTGAKMYKQKGTGRARHHSARAPQFRGGGKAHGPVVRSHEHDLPKKVRALALRHALSAKMKAEDIIIVDNLVAAEAKTKALAGSFASLGLTNVLFIGGVELDSNFKLAAQNIPNVDVLPVQGINVYDILRRGKLVLSKAAVEALEERFK from the coding sequence ATGGAATTTAACGTCAAGACCCTCGAGGGAAAAGACGCCGGCAAGGTAGCCCTGTCGGACGAGATTTTCGGCCTCGACCCCCGCGAAGACATTCTGGCCCGCATGGTTCGTTGGCAGCTCGCCAAGAAGCAGCAGGGCACGCACAAGACCAAGGGTCGTGCTGAAGTCTCCCGCACCGGCGCCAAGATGTACAAGCAGAAGGGTACGGGCCGCGCTCGTCACCATTCGGCTCGCGCTCCGCAGTTCCGCGGCGGCGGCAAGGCTCACGGCCCGGTCGTTCGCAGCCACGAGCATGACCTTCCGAAGAAGGTTCGTGCGCTGGCTCTCCGTCACGCCCTCTCTGCAAAGATGAAGGCTGAAGACATCATCATCGTCGACAACCTGGTTGCCGCCGAAGCAAAGACCAAGGCGCTTGCCGGTTCGTTCGCTTCGCTCGGCCTCACCAACGTGTTGTTCATCGGCGGCGTTGAGCTCGACAGCAACTTCAAGCTCGCAGCCCAGAACATCCCGAACGTCGATGTTCTGCCGGTTCAGGGCATCAATGTTTACGACATCCTGCGTCGCGGCAAGCTGGTGCTTTCCAAGGCCGCGGTGGAAGCTCTAGAGGAGCGTTTCAAGTGA
- a CDS encoding 50S ribosomal protein L23 → MTDIRHYDVIVSPSITEKSTLVSEQNQVVFNVAKTASKPEIKAAVEALFGVKVTAVNTLVRKGKVKRFRGFIGKQKDVKKAVVTLAEGQTIDVSTGL, encoded by the coding sequence GTGACCGACATCCGCCACTATGATGTGATCGTATCTCCCTCGATCACCGAAAAGTCGACGCTGGTATCCGAACAGAACCAGGTCGTCTTCAACGTTGCCAAGACTGCTTCCAAGCCGGAAATCAAGGCTGCCGTAGAGGCGCTTTTCGGTGTGAAGGTCACGGCCGTCAACACGCTTGTCCGTAAGGGCAAGGTGAAGCGGTTCCGCGGCTTCATCGGCAAGCAGAAGGACGTCAAGAAGGCTGTCGTCACCCTGGCCGAAGGTCAGACGATCGACGTCTCCACCGGTCTCTGA
- the rplB gene encoding 50S ribosomal protein L2 produces MALKSYNPTTPSQRQLVIVDRSGLWKGKPVKKLTEGLSKSGGRNNYGRITARFIGGGHKRTYRLIDFKRRKFDVEGTVERLEYDPNRTAFIALVTYTDGEQAYILAPQRLAAGDKVIASEKAVDVKPGNTMPLQYIPVGSIVHNVEMKPGKGGQMARSAGTYVQLVGRDAGMAILRLNSGEQRLVPGSCLASIGAVSNPDHGNINDGKAGRTVWRGKRPHNRGVVMNPVDHPHGGGEGRTSGGRHPVSPWGKPTKGKRTRSNKSTDKFIMRSRHQRKK; encoded by the coding sequence ATGGCATTGAAAAGCTACAACCCGACGACCCCGAGCCAGCGTCAGCTGGTCATCGTCGACCGGTCCGGCCTCTGGAAGGGTAAGCCCGTCAAGAAGCTCACCGAGGGTCTCTCCAAGAGCGGCGGTCGCAACAACTACGGCCGCATCACCGCCCGCTTTATCGGCGGCGGTCACAAGCGTACCTATCGCCTGATCGACTTCAAGCGTCGCAAGTTCGACGTCGAAGGCACGGTCGAGCGTCTGGAATACGACCCGAACCGTACGGCCTTCATCGCTCTCGTCACCTATACCGACGGTGAGCAGGCCTACATCCTGGCTCCGCAGCGTCTTGCTGCCGGCGACAAGGTGATCGCGTCCGAAAAGGCCGTCGACGTAAAGCCCGGCAACACCATGCCGCTGCAGTACATCCCGGTCGGCTCGATCGTTCACAACGTCGAAATGAAGCCGGGCAAGGGTGGCCAGATGGCTCGCTCCGCCGGCACCTACGTTCAGCTCGTCGGCCGCGATGCCGGCATGGCGATCCTGCGCCTGAACTCCGGCGAACAGCGCCTCGTACCGGGCTCCTGCCTGGCTTCGATCGGTGCCGTTTCCAATCCGGATCACGGCAACATCAACGACGGCAAGGCCGGTCGTACCGTCTGGCGCGGCAAGCGTCCGCATAACCGCGGCGTCGTCATGAACCCGGTCGACCATCCGCACGGCGGTGGTGAAGGCCGCACCTCGGGTGGCCGTCATCCGGTCAGCCCCTGGGGCAAGCCGACCAAGGGCAAGCGCACACGTTCGAACAAGTCCACGGACAAGTTCATCATGCGTTCGCGCCACCAGCGCAAGAAGTAA
- the rpsS gene encoding 30S ribosomal protein S19, protein MARSVWKGPFVDGYLLKKAEKVREGGRSEVIKMWTRRSTILPQFVGLTFGVYNGSKHIPVSVNEDMVGHKFGEFAPTRTYYGHGADKKAKRK, encoded by the coding sequence ATGGCTCGTTCAGTATGGAAAGGTCCGTTTGTTGACGGCTATCTTCTCAAGAAGGCTGAGAAGGTGCGCGAAGGCGGACGGAGTGAAGTAATCAAGATGTGGACCCGCAGGTCCACCATCCTGCCGCAGTTCGTTGGCTTGACGTTCGGCGTCTACAACGGCAGCAAGCACATTCCGGTCAGCGTCAACGAAGACATGGTCGGACACAAGTTCGGTGAATTCGCTCCCACCCGTACCTATTACGGTCACGGCGCGGACAAGAAGGCGAAGAGGAAGTAA
- the rplV gene encoding 50S ribosomal protein L22: MAKAKTERRLKDNEAQAVARTLRVSPQKLNLVAAMIRGKKVERALAELEFSRKRIAGTVKKTLESAIANAENNHDLDVDALIVSEAYVGKSIVMKRFHARGRGRASRIEKPFSHLTIVVREVEEKGEAA; this comes from the coding sequence ATGGCGAAGGCTAAGACCGAACGCCGGCTGAAGGATAACGAGGCGCAGGCAGTTGCGCGTACGCTCCGCGTCAGCCCCCAGAAGCTGAACCTCGTTGCCGCCATGATCCGCGGCAAGAAGGTAGAACGCGCGCTTGCAGAACTCGAATTCTCGCGCAAGCGCATCGCCGGCACCGTGAAGAAGACCCTCGAGTCTGCAATCGCCAATGCCGAAAACAACCATGACCTCGACGTCGACGCGTTGATCGTATCGGAAGCCTATGTAGGCAAGTCGATCGTGATGAAGCGCTTCCACGCTCGCGGCCGCGGCCGTGCATCGCGGATCGAGAAGCCTTTCTCGCATCTGACGATCGTCGTCCGCGAAGTCGAGGAAAAAGGGGAGGCTGCATAA
- the rpsC gene encoding 30S ribosomal protein S3 — MGQKINPIGFRLGINRTWDSRWFADNAEYGQLLHEDLKIRAYLMSELKQAGIAKVVIERPHKKCRVTIHSARPGLIIGKKGADIEKLRKKIATMTNSETHLNIVEVRKPEIDSTLVAQSIAQQLERRVAFRRAMKRAVQSAMRLGAEGIKITCAGRLGGAEIARTEWYREGRVPLHTLRADIDYGTAEAETAFGICGIKVWIFKGEILEHDPMASERRAMEGDAQGPASRERGDRGDRGDRRRENA, encoded by the coding sequence ATGGGCCAGAAAATTAATCCGATCGGTTTCCGCCTCGGCATTAACCGCACCTGGGACAGCCGTTGGTTCGCCGACAACGCGGAATACGGTCAGCTCCTCCATGAGGACCTGAAGATCCGCGCCTATCTGATGTCGGAGCTGAAGCAGGCCGGTATCGCCAAGGTGGTCATCGAGCGTCCGCACAAGAAGTGCCGCGTCACGATCCACTCGGCTCGCCCGGGTCTGATCATCGGCAAGAAGGGCGCTGACATCGAGAAGCTTCGCAAGAAGATCGCGACGATGACCAATTCGGAAACGCATCTCAACATCGTTGAAGTGCGCAAGCCGGAAATCGACTCGACGCTCGTCGCCCAGTCGATCGCCCAGCAGCTCGAGCGCCGCGTGGCTTTCCGCCGTGCGATGAAGCGTGCCGTTCAGTCGGCTATGCGTCTCGGCGCAGAAGGCATCAAGATCACCTGCGCCGGCCGTCTCGGCGGTGCTGAAATCGCCCGTACCGAATGGTACCGCGAAGGTCGTGTTCCGCTTCATACGCTGCGTGCAGACATCGACTACGGTACGGCTGAAGCCGAAACCGCATTCGGTATCTGCGGCATCAAGGTCTGGATCTTCAAGGGCGAAATCCTTGAGCACGATCCGATGGCTTCTGAACGTCGCGCCATGGAAGGCGATGCACAGGGTCCCGCAAGCCGCGAACGCGGCGATCGTGGTGACCGTGGTGATCGCCGCCGCGAAAACGCTTGA
- the rplP gene encoding 50S ribosomal protein L16 — MLQPKRTKYRKQFKGRIKGVAKGGFDLAFGEFGLKSQEPNRVNAREIEAARRAITRAMKRAGRVWIRVFPDVPVTAKPTEVRMGKGKGGVEYWACKVKPGRMMFEIDGVSEELAREALRLGAAKLSVKTRFVQRIAE, encoded by the coding sequence ATGTTGCAGCCAAAGCGTACCAAGTACCGCAAGCAGTTCAAGGGTCGCATCAAGGGTGTGGCCAAGGGCGGCTTCGACCTGGCCTTCGGTGAATTTGGTCTGAAGTCCCAGGAACCCAACCGCGTCAACGCCCGCGAGATCGAAGCGGCCCGCCGCGCGATCACCCGCGCGATGAAGCGCGCCGGCCGTGTCTGGATCCGCGTGTTCCCGGACGTTCCGGTCACCGCAAAGCCGACCGAAGTCCGCATGGGTAAGGGTAAGGGCGGCGTCGAATACTGGGCCTGCAAGGTCAAGCCCGGCCGCATGATGTTCGAGATCGACGGTGTTTCCGAGGAGCTCGCCCGCGAGGCGCTTCGTCTCGGTGCAGCCAAGCTCTCGGTCAAGACGCGCTTCGTACAGCGCATCGCAGAGTAA
- the rpmC gene encoding 50S ribosomal protein L29, giving the protein MKAEDVRGLTADQLKDKLADLKKEQFNLRFQKATGQLEKSSRITEVRKDIARVKTIARQKAAEAKA; this is encoded by the coding sequence ATGAAAGCCGAAGACGTTCGCGGCCTCACGGCCGACCAGCTCAAGGACAAGCTCGCCGACCTGAAGAAGGAGCAGTTCAACCTGCGCTTCCAGAAGGCCACCGGTCAGCTCGAGAAGTCCTCGCGCATCACCGAAGTTCGCAAGGACATCGCCCGCGTGAAAACCATTGCCCGCCAGAAGGCGGCAGAAGCCAAGGCCTAA
- the rpsQ gene encoding 30S ribosomal protein S17: MPKRILQGVVVSDKNEKTVVVRVERRFAHPLLQKTVRRSKKYKAHDENNQYKVGDVVSIEECAPISKDKTWTVISAQA; the protein is encoded by the coding sequence ATGCCGAAACGCATTCTGCAGGGCGTCGTAGTTTCCGACAAGAACGAGAAGACCGTTGTTGTCCGGGTCGAGCGCCGCTTCGCGCATCCGCTGCTTCAGAAGACGGTCCGCCGTTCCAAGAAGTACAAGGCGCATGACGAGAACAACCAGTACAAGGTAGGTGACGTCGTTTCCATCGAGGAATGCGCGCCGATCTCCAAGGACAAGACCTGGACGGTCATTTCCGCCCAGGCTTAA
- the rplN gene encoding 50S ribosomal protein L14 has translation MIQMQTNLDVADNSGARRVMCIKVLGGSKRKYASIGDIIVVSIKEAIPRGRVKKGDVMKAVVVRTAKDIRRPDGSVIRFDNNAAVLIDNKKEPIGTRIFGPVPRELRAKNHMKIISLAPEVL, from the coding sequence ATGATTCAGATGCAAACAAACCTCGACGTGGCGGATAATTCCGGCGCACGTCGTGTCATGTGCATCAAGGTGCTGGGCGGCTCCAAGCGCAAGTACGCTTCCATCGGCGACATCATTGTCGTTTCGATCAAGGAAGCCATCCCGCGCGGCCGCGTCAAGAAGGGTGACGTGATGAAGGCGGTTGTTGTGCGTACCGCCAAGGACATCCGTCGTCCGGACGGCAGCGTCATCCGCTTCGACAACAACGCAGCGGTCCTCATCGACAACAAGAAAGAGCCGATCGGCACCCGTATCTTCGGACCGGTTCCGCGCGAACTTCGCGCCAAGAACCATATGAAGATCATCTCGCTGGCTCCGGAAGTACTGTAA
- the rplX gene encoding 50S ribosomal protein L24: MNKIKKGDSVVVLAGKDKGRSGEVLQVMPKEDRAVVRGINMVKRHQRQSQTQEAGIINKEASIHLSNIAIVAKDGKPTRVGFSVVDGKKVRVAKRTGDVIDG; the protein is encoded by the coding sequence ATGAACAAGATCAAGAAGGGCGACAGCGTCGTCGTACTCGCCGGCAAGGACAAGGGTCGCTCCGGCGAAGTCCTTCAGGTTATGCCGAAGGAAGACCGCGCCGTCGTGCGTGGCATCAACATGGTGAAGCGCCACCAGCGTCAGTCTCAGACGCAGGAAGCCGGCATCATCAACAAGGAAGCGTCCATTCACCTGTCGAACATCGCGATCGTCGCGAAAGACGGCAAGCCGACCCGCGTTGGCTTCTCCGTCGTCGACGGCAAGAAGGTGCGTGTAGCCAAGCGTACGGGAGATGTGATCGATGGCTGA
- the rplE gene encoding 50S ribosomal protein L5: MAEAKYEPRLKVEYNSRIRAALKEQFSFANDMMIPKLDKIVINMGVGEATADSKKPSVAAADLAAIAGQKPIITKARNSIAGFKVREFMPIGAKVTLRGARMYEFLDRLINIALPRVRDFRGLNPKSFDGRGNFAMGIKEHIVFPEINYDKVDQMWGMDIIVCTTATKDDEARALLKEFNFPFRQ, encoded by the coding sequence ATGGCTGAGGCAAAATATGAGCCGCGGCTCAAGGTGGAATACAATTCCCGTATCCGCGCCGCGCTGAAGGAGCAGTTCTCCTTCGCAAACGACATGATGATCCCCAAGCTGGACAAGATCGTCATCAACATGGGTGTTGGCGAAGCGACGGCTGACTCGAAGAAGCCTTCCGTGGCTGCTGCCGACCTGGCCGCTATCGCAGGCCAGAAGCCGATCATCACCAAGGCACGGAATTCCATCGCGGGCTTCAAGGTTCGCGAATTCATGCCGATCGGTGCCAAGGTCACGCTTCGCGGCGCCCGCATGTACGAATTCCTGGACCGTCTGATCAACATCGCGCTCCCGCGCGTTCGCGACTTTCGTGGCCTGAACCCGAAAAGCTTTGACGGCCGTGGCAACTTCGCCATGGGCATCAAGGAACACATTGTGTTCCCAGAGATCAACTACGACAAGGTTGATCAGATGTGGGGCATGGACATCATCGTTTGCACGACGGCTACCAAGGACGACGAAGCACGGGCTCTCTTGAAAGAGTTCAACTTCCCGTTCCGCCAGTAA
- the rpsN gene encoding 30S ribosomal protein S14, with the protein MAKTSAVEKNKRRRKTVANQAAKRATLKATIMNQELSIEERFKATLKLASLPRDGSKTRIRNRCEVTGRPRAFYRKLRMSRIALRELGNLGKVPGIVKSSW; encoded by the coding sequence ATGGCGAAAACCAGCGCAGTTGAAAAGAACAAGCGCCGCCGCAAGACAGTTGCCAACCAGGCCGCCAAGCGTGCGACCCTGAAGGCAACCATCATGAACCAGGAACTTTCGATCGAAGAACGGTTCAAGGCAACTCTGAAGCTCGCTTCTCTGCCGCGCGATGGCTCGAAGACGCGTATCCGCAACCGTTGCGAAGTCACCGGTCGCCCGCGCGCTTTCTATCGCAAGCTCAGGATGTCGCGTATCGCGCTTCGTGAGCTCGGCAATCTCGGCAAGGTGCCGGGCATCGTCAAGTCGAGCTGGTAA